Proteins found in one Cellulomonas palmilytica genomic segment:
- a CDS encoding glutamate synthase subunit beta yields the protein MADPRGFLKVRERELPPNRPVEVRLRDWKDVHAHLQEGQPYLKEQAGRCMDCGIPFCHNGCPLGNLIPEWNDLVWRGQWADAIDRLHATNNFPEFTGRICPAPCESSCVLGINQPPVTIKNVEVSIIDEAFDRGLVTPQVPQRLTGHTVAVVGSGPAGLAAAQQLTRAGHTVAVYERDDAIGGLLRYGVPDFKLEKVHIDRRIAQMEAEGTRFRPGVEIGRDVTWAQLQARYDAIVIATGATVPRELRVPGTELDGVMFAMDFLHPANAAAAGRTVEGQVTAEGKHVVIIGGGDTGSDCLGTALRQGAASVTTLAIGKKPPTERPAHQPWPTDPILFEVSSSHEEGGERAYLASTVGFLPDETGSRVGALRLATTEYLPDGRRVPTAGTERDIPADLVLIAMGFTGPETQAVVEQLGVEVTPRGAFARTDDFATAVPGVFVAGDAGRGQSLVVWAIAEGRAAAAAVDTYLSGATELPRPVEADTVALRP from the coding sequence GTGGCTGACCCCCGTGGCTTCCTGAAGGTGCGGGAGCGCGAGCTCCCGCCGAACCGGCCCGTCGAGGTGCGCCTGCGCGACTGGAAGGACGTGCACGCCCACCTGCAGGAGGGCCAGCCGTACCTCAAGGAGCAGGCCGGCCGCTGCATGGACTGCGGCATCCCGTTCTGCCACAACGGCTGCCCCCTCGGGAACCTCATCCCCGAGTGGAACGACCTCGTGTGGCGCGGGCAGTGGGCGGACGCGATCGACCGCCTGCACGCGACGAACAACTTCCCCGAGTTCACGGGGCGCATCTGCCCGGCGCCGTGCGAGTCGTCGTGCGTGCTGGGCATCAACCAGCCGCCGGTGACGATCAAGAACGTCGAGGTCTCGATCATCGACGAGGCGTTCGACCGCGGACTGGTCACACCGCAGGTGCCGCAGCGGCTCACGGGTCACACGGTGGCGGTCGTCGGCTCGGGCCCGGCCGGTCTGGCCGCCGCGCAGCAGCTCACGCGCGCCGGTCACACCGTCGCGGTGTACGAGCGGGACGACGCGATCGGCGGCCTGCTGCGGTACGGCGTGCCGGACTTCAAGCTCGAGAAGGTCCACATCGACCGGCGCATCGCGCAGATGGAGGCCGAGGGCACGCGGTTCCGGCCCGGCGTCGAGATCGGCCGCGACGTCACGTGGGCGCAGCTGCAGGCCCGCTACGACGCGATCGTGATCGCGACGGGTGCGACCGTGCCGCGCGAGCTGCGCGTCCCGGGCACCGAGCTCGACGGTGTGATGTTCGCGATGGACTTCCTGCACCCGGCGAACGCCGCGGCCGCGGGCAGGACCGTCGAGGGCCAGGTGACGGCGGAGGGCAAGCACGTCGTCATCATCGGCGGCGGCGACACCGGCTCGGACTGCCTCGGCACCGCGCTGCGCCAGGGTGCCGCGTCGGTCACGACGCTCGCCATCGGCAAGAAGCCGCCGACGGAGCGCCCCGCGCACCAGCCGTGGCCCACGGACCCGATCCTGTTCGAGGTCTCGTCCTCGCACGAGGAGGGCGGTGAGCGCGCGTACCTCGCGTCGACCGTCGGCTTCCTGCCCGACGAGACGGGCTCGCGCGTCGGCGCGCTGCGCCTGGCGACCACCGAGTACCTGCCGGACGGCCGCCGCGTGCCGACCGCCGGGACCGAGCGCGACATCCCGGCGGACCTCGTGCTCATCGCGATGGGCTTCACCGGCCCGGAGACGCAGGCCGTCGTCGAGCAGCTCGGCGTCGAGGTCACGCCGCGCGGCGCGTTCGCGCGGACCGACGACTTCGCGACCGCCGTCCCCGGCGTGTTCGTCGCGGGTGACGCCGGCCGCGGCCAGTCGCTCGTCGTGTGGGCGATCGCCGAGGGCCGCGCGGCGGCCGCCGCGGTGGACACCTACCTGTCCGGCGCGACGGAGCTCCCGCGTCCCGTCGAGGCCGACACGGTGGCCCTGCGACCCTGA
- a CDS encoding alpha/beta fold hydrolase, with the protein MLTAPRDPGEIISSTPHGPSGTTTPVAAPALPHQRTPADGRAPWDRTHDAVVVPEVPEVVVAAAVAASHAESGGAGSARPIVMVHGTRTSSAIWAPQVAELERLGHPTLAIDLPGHGARAHERFTLDGALEAVDAAVRSFGTPPLLVGLSLGGYVSLAYAGRHERTIAGVVAAGCSTQTRGPLLRAYRRVSTWVTDALHLGGGTWYVVTDMLAALATCSPLADLRRLSLPVWLVNGRRDPLRLEERRYLRAHAGARLTVVPGAGHDVNTHAPQEFNRVLVAALQELAPRS; encoded by the coding sequence ATGCTCACCGCACCTCGCGACCCGGGAGAGATCATCAGCAGCACCCCGCACGGCCCGTCCGGTACCACCACCCCGGTCGCCGCACCCGCCCTGCCGCACCAGCGCACGCCTGCCGACGGGCGCGCGCCCTGGGACCGCACGCACGACGCCGTCGTCGTCCCCGAGGTCCCCGAAGTCGTCGTGGCCGCCGCCGTCGCCGCCTCGCACGCCGAGTCCGGCGGCGCCGGCTCGGCGCGCCCGATCGTCATGGTGCACGGCACGCGCACGTCGTCGGCGATCTGGGCACCGCAGGTCGCCGAGCTCGAGCGGCTCGGGCACCCTACGCTCGCGATCGACCTGCCCGGGCACGGCGCCCGCGCACACGAGCGGTTCACGCTCGACGGCGCGCTGGAGGCCGTCGACGCGGCGGTCCGCTCGTTCGGCACGCCGCCCCTGCTCGTCGGGCTCTCGCTGGGCGGCTACGTGAGCCTCGCGTACGCCGGCCGCCACGAGCGCACGATCGCCGGCGTCGTCGCCGCGGGCTGCTCGACGCAGACCCGCGGACCGCTGCTGCGTGCGTACCGCCGCGTGTCCACGTGGGTGACGGACGCGCTGCACCTGGGCGGCGGGACCTGGTACGTCGTGACCGACATGCTCGCCGCGCTCGCGACCTGCTCCCCGCTGGCCGACCTGCGCCGCCTCAGCCTGCCCGTCTGGCTCGTCAACGGCCGGCGCGACCCGCTCCGGCTCGAGGAGCGCCGCTACCTGCGCGCGCACGCCGGCGCACGGCTCACCGTGGTGCCCGGCGCGGGCCACGACGTCAACACGCACGCGCCGCAGGAGTTCAACCGTGTCCTGGTCGCCGCGCTCCAGGAGCTCGCGCCGCGGTCCTGA
- the pyk gene encoding pyruvate kinase, producing MRRAKIVCTLGPATESLDMIQALVDAGMDVARINRSHGEPEEHAKVIQNVRAAAQASGRSVAVLVDLQGPKIRLGRFIEGGHDVAVGDTLTITTDDVEGTKDRVSTTFKGLPGDVKPGDPILIDDGKVLVRVVEVNGNDVVTRVEVPGRVSNNKGLNLPGVAVSVPALSDKDETDLRWGLAQGADFIALSFVRNAADYDRVRQIMEEEGRIVPVVAKIEKPQAVENLAEIVQAFDGIMVARGDLGVELPLEQVPLVQKRAVELARRNAKPVIVATQVLESMTTNPRPTRAEASDCANAVLDGADAVMLSGETSVGDYPIETVRTMARIIEATEQLGRERIAPLGSTPHTRGGAITRAAAEIGERIGVKYLVTFTQSGDSARRMSRLRSPIPLLAFTPVESVRNVLSLSWGTQTYQVPQVASTDEMVDQVDKTLQAHGLAETGDYVVVVSGAPVGVVGSTNSIVVHKIGDESDRVA from the coding sequence ATGCGTAGAGCAAAGATCGTCTGCACCCTCGGCCCGGCCACGGAGTCGCTCGACATGATCCAGGCGCTGGTCGACGCCGGCATGGACGTGGCGCGCATCAACCGGAGCCACGGCGAGCCCGAGGAGCACGCCAAGGTCATCCAGAACGTCCGTGCCGCGGCGCAGGCCTCGGGCCGCTCGGTCGCCGTGCTCGTGGACCTGCAGGGTCCGAAGATCCGCCTCGGTCGCTTCATCGAGGGCGGCCACGACGTCGCCGTCGGCGACACGCTGACCATCACGACCGACGACGTCGAGGGCACCAAGGACCGCGTCTCGACGACGTTCAAGGGCCTGCCGGGCGACGTGAAGCCGGGCGACCCGATCCTCATCGACGACGGCAAGGTGCTCGTGCGCGTCGTCGAGGTCAACGGCAATGACGTCGTCACGCGCGTCGAGGTGCCGGGCCGCGTCTCCAACAACAAGGGCCTCAACCTGCCCGGCGTCGCGGTGTCCGTGCCCGCGCTGAGCGACAAGGACGAGACCGACCTGCGGTGGGGCCTCGCGCAGGGCGCGGACTTCATCGCCCTGTCCTTCGTGCGCAACGCCGCGGACTACGACCGCGTGCGTCAGATCATGGAGGAGGAGGGCCGGATCGTCCCGGTCGTCGCCAAGATCGAGAAGCCGCAGGCGGTCGAGAACCTCGCCGAGATCGTGCAGGCGTTCGACGGCATCATGGTCGCCCGCGGTGACCTGGGCGTCGAGCTGCCGCTCGAGCAGGTGCCGCTCGTGCAGAAGCGCGCGGTCGAGCTCGCGCGCCGTAACGCCAAGCCGGTCATCGTGGCGACGCAGGTGCTCGAGTCCATGACGACGAACCCGCGCCCGACGCGCGCGGAGGCGTCCGACTGCGCCAACGCCGTGCTCGACGGCGCGGACGCGGTCATGCTCTCGGGCGAGACCAGCGTGGGCGACTACCCGATCGAGACGGTGCGCACGATGGCGCGCATCATCGAGGCCACCGAGCAGCTCGGCCGTGAGCGCATCGCGCCCCTCGGCTCGACGCCGCACACGCGCGGTGGCGCGATCACCCGCGCCGCGGCCGAGATCGGTGAGCGGATCGGCGTGAAGTACCTCGTGACGTTCACGCAGTCCGGAGACTCGGCGCGCCGCATGTCGCGCCTGCGCTCGCCCATCCCGCTGCTCGCCTTCACGCCGGTCGAGTCGGTGCGCAACGTGCTGTCGCTGTCGTGGGGCACGCAGACGTACCAGGTGCCGCAGGTCGCGAGCACCGACGAGATGGTCGACCAGGTCGACAAGACGCTGCAGGCGCACGGTCTCGCGGAGACCGGTGACTACGTCGTCGTCGTGTCCGGTGCCCCGGTGGGCGTCGTCGGGTCCACGAACTCGATCGTGGTGCACAAGATCGGCGACGAGTCGGACCGCGTCGCCTGA